The Carassius auratus strain Wakin chromosome 5, ASM336829v1, whole genome shotgun sequence genome includes a window with the following:
- the LOC113083118 gene encoding U11/U12 small nuclear ribonucleoprotein 25 kDa protein — MLDLHQGVFARHQLNMDELKEESLKNVDEAEIEEKTVVGEIKEEQEDDEEEDDEEALPHSEFLDIFEEGLALMVQDPLLCDLPIQVTLEEVNSQVALEYGQAMTVRVCKADEEVMPIVVVQSATVLDLKKAICRYMELKQQREGGVKHISWKYVWRSFHLVFNGEKLEDDKRKLKDYGIKNRDEVTFLKNLRRK; from the exons ATGCTAGACTTGCATCAAGGAGTTTTCGCTCGTCATCAGTTGAACATGGATGAATTAAAGGAAGAAAGCCTAAAGAATGTGGACGAGGCCGAGATTGAAGAGAAAACTGTTGTAGGTGAAATTAAAGAAGAGcaagaagatgatgaagaagaagatgatgaggAGGCATTGCCACACTCTGAATTTCTTGACATCTTTGAGGAAGGACTGGCTCTGATGGTCCAGGACCCTTTACTGTGCGACCTGCCAATTCAG GTCACTCTGGAGGAGGTGAACTCTCAGGTGGCTCTGGAATATGGTCAAGCCATGACTGTTCGTGTTTGTAAGGCTGATGAAGAAGTCATGC CTATTGTGGTCGTGCAGTCTGCTACGGTTCTGGATCTGAAGAAAGCCATTTGCAGATATATGGAGCTAAAACAACAACGAGAGGGAGGTGTGAAGCACATCAGCTG GAAATACGTGTGGAGGTCATTTCATCTGGTTTTCAATGGAGAAAAGTTAGAAGATGACAAAAGAAAGCTGAAGGA CTACGGGATCAAGAATAGAGATGAAGTGACATTTTTGAAGAACCTGAGAAGGAAATGA
- the cdip1 gene encoding cell death-inducing p53-target protein 1 isoform X1 translates to MSSDPPPPYPGGPSAPLLMEKNGQPPVPAASAPVTTGPPQGQPLPPEYGPPPYEATQSGFIPPHVPGEGPMPKPVHMPMPMPHPHGGYYAPPGHFPHPIAEHYGPGPSHFAPGHTATVLAPPGATTTTVTVLQGEMFQTDPVQTVCPHCQQPISTHISHDIGLMNTLFCMFCFFVGCDLGCCLIPCFIDELKDVTHTCPNCKGYIYTYKRIC, encoded by the exons ATGTCCAGTGACCCTCCTCCTCCTTACCCAGGGGGCCCCAGTGCCCCGCTTCTCATGGAGAAAAATGGGCAGCCTCCAGTTCCTG cagccagtgctccagtAACAACAGGACCTCCACAAGGGCAGCCACTGCCTCCAGAATATGGACCTCCGCCTTATGAAGCTACACAATCAGGCTTTATTCCTCCACACGTCCCAGGAGAAGGTCCCATGCCTAAGCCTGTGCACATGCCGATGCCCATGCCTCATCCTCACG GTGGTTACTATGCTCCGCCTGGACACTTTCCTCATCCGATAGCCGAGCACTATGGTCCGGGGCCCAGTCACTTTGCTCCAGGTCACACAGCCACAGTCCTCGCCCCTCCTGGTGCCACCACTACCACAGTGACGGTTCTACAGGGGGAGATGTTCCAGACGGATCCAGTGCAGACGGTTTGTCCACACTGCCAACAGCCCATCAGCACCCACATCAGCCACGACATCGGCCTCATGAACACTCTCTTCTGTATGTTCTGCTTCTTTGTCGG GTGTGATCTAGGTTGCTGCTTGATCCCCTGTTTTATTGACGAACTCAAGGATGTGACACACACTTGCCCGAACTGCAAGGGCTATATTTACACATACAAGCgcatatgctaa
- the polr3k gene encoding DNA-directed RNA polymerase III subunit RPC10, translating into MLLFCPTCGNVLIVEEGQRCFRFACNTCPYVHNITRKVNNRKYPKLKEVDDVLGGSAAWENVDSTPEPCPKCEHPRAYFMQIQTRSADEPMTTFYKCCNIQCGHRWRD; encoded by the exons ATGCTCCTGTTTTGTCCAACTTGTGGGAATGTGTTGATCGTGGAGGAGGGACAGAGATGCTTCAGATTCGCGTGTAACACATGTCCATATGTGCACAACATCACGAGGAAG GTAAATAACAGAAAGTACCCCAAACTGAAGGAGGTTGATGATGTTCTCGGGGGCTCTGCTGCTTGGGAAAATGTGGATTCCACTCCAG AACCTTGTCCAAAATGTGAGCACCCAAGGGCCTACTTTATGCAGATTCAGACTAGGTCTGCTGATGAACCGATGACAACCTTCTACAAGTGCTGCAATATACAATGTGGGCATCGCTGGAGAGACTAA
- the cdip1 gene encoding cell death-inducing p53-target protein 1 isoform X2, with protein MSSDPPPPYPGGPSAPLLMEKNGQPPVPASAPVTTGPPQGQPLPPEYGPPPYEATQSGFIPPHVPGEGPMPKPVHMPMPMPHPHGGYYAPPGHFPHPIAEHYGPGPSHFAPGHTATVLAPPGATTTTVTVLQGEMFQTDPVQTVCPHCQQPISTHISHDIGLMNTLFCMFCFFVGCDLGCCLIPCFIDELKDVTHTCPNCKGYIYTYKRIC; from the exons ATGTCCAGTGACCCTCCTCCTCCTTACCCAGGGGGCCCCAGTGCCCCGCTTCTCATGGAGAAAAATGGGCAGCCTCCAGTTCCTG ccagtgctccagtAACAACAGGACCTCCACAAGGGCAGCCACTGCCTCCAGAATATGGACCTCCGCCTTATGAAGCTACACAATCAGGCTTTATTCCTCCACACGTCCCAGGAGAAGGTCCCATGCCTAAGCCTGTGCACATGCCGATGCCCATGCCTCATCCTCACG GTGGTTACTATGCTCCGCCTGGACACTTTCCTCATCCGATAGCCGAGCACTATGGTCCGGGGCCCAGTCACTTTGCTCCAGGTCACACAGCCACAGTCCTCGCCCCTCCTGGTGCCACCACTACCACAGTGACGGTTCTACAGGGGGAGATGTTCCAGACGGATCCAGTGCAGACGGTTTGTCCACACTGCCAACAGCCCATCAGCACCCACATCAGCCACGACATCGGCCTCATGAACACTCTCTTCTGTATGTTCTGCTTCTTTGTCGG GTGTGATCTAGGTTGCTGCTTGATCCCCTGTTTTATTGACGAACTCAAGGATGTGACACACACTTGCCCGAACTGCAAGGGCTATATTTACACATACAAGCgcatatgctaa